A genomic stretch from Cloacibacterium caeni includes:
- the der gene encoding ribosome biogenesis GTPase Der translates to MSNIVAIVGRPNVGKSTLFNRLLERREAIVDSTAGVTRDRHYGKSDWNGVDFTVIDTGGYDVGSDDVFEEEIRKQVQLAVDEATSIIFMVNVDEGLQDIDHEIYNLLRKANKPLYLVVNKVDSAKEMLAATEFYQLGVEKYYTLSSATGSGTGELLDDLVADFPTTEYKDPFEGLPKITIAGRPNVGKSTLTNALLDDNRNIVTDIAGTTRDSIETLYNKFGHEFVLVDTAGMRRKSKVSEDLEFYSVMRSIRAIEHSDVVIIMVDATLGWESQDMNIFSLAQKNRKGIVIVVNKWDLVEKETNTMRDFENKIKEKIAQFNDVPILFVSALTKQRILKAVETAMMVYENRKKRIKTSKLNEILLPIIEQTPPPAIKGKYVKIKYITQLPTPVPQFAFFCNLPQYVKEPYRRFIENQLRKQFDFTGVPIDVYFRQK, encoded by the coding sequence ATGAGTAATATCGTAGCAATCGTTGGTCGTCCCAACGTAGGAAAATCCACATTATTTAATCGTTTATTAGAGAGAAGAGAAGCCATTGTAGATTCTACAGCTGGTGTAACCAGAGACCGTCATTATGGTAAATCTGACTGGAATGGAGTAGACTTTACCGTAATAGATACTGGTGGTTATGATGTAGGTAGTGATGATGTCTTCGAAGAAGAAATCCGTAAACAAGTTCAGTTGGCAGTAGATGAAGCTACTTCTATCATTTTTATGGTGAACGTAGACGAAGGACTTCAAGATATAGACCACGAAATCTATAATCTTTTGAGAAAAGCCAATAAACCTCTATATTTAGTGGTAAACAAAGTAGATTCTGCTAAAGAAATGCTTGCAGCTACAGAATTTTATCAGTTAGGAGTAGAAAAATATTATACGCTTTCTTCTGCTACAGGTTCTGGAACGGGTGAATTGTTAGATGACTTGGTTGCAGATTTTCCGACAACAGAATACAAAGATCCTTTCGAAGGTTTACCTAAAATTACCATTGCAGGAAGACCAAACGTAGGAAAATCTACACTTACCAATGCACTTTTGGATGATAACAGAAACATCGTTACTGATATTGCTGGTACAACTAGAGATTCCATCGAAACATTATATAATAAATTCGGACATGAGTTCGTGTTGGTAGATACTGCAGGAATGCGTAGAAAGTCTAAAGTTTCAGAAGACTTAGAATTCTATTCAGTCATGCGCTCTATTAGAGCGATTGAGCATTCTGATGTGGTGATTATCATGGTAGATGCTACTTTAGGCTGGGAATCTCAGGATATGAATATCTTTTCTTTGGCTCAAAAAAATAGAAAAGGAATCGTAATTGTAGTGAATAAGTGGGATTTGGTAGAAAAAGAAACCAATACCATGAGAGATTTTGAAAATAAAATCAAAGAAAAAATCGCTCAGTTTAATGACGTTCCTATTCTTTTTGTTTCTGCATTAACGAAACAAAGAATCTTAAAAGCGGTAGAAACTGCCATGATGGTGTATGAAAATCGTAAGAAAAGAATCAAAACTTCTAAACTTAACGAAATTTTATTACCTATAATTGAGCAAACTCCACCACCTGCAATCAAAGGAAAATATGTGAAAATTAAATATATTACCCAATTGCCAACTCCAGTTCCGCAATTTGCGTTTTTCTGTAATCTACCTCAGTATGTGAAAGAACCATACAGAAGATTCATCGAAAACCAATTGCGTAAGCAATTTGATTTTACAGGAGTTCCTATTGATGTATATTTCAGACAAAAATAA
- a CDS encoding DUF11 domain-containing protein, whose product MNKTLNFKTFKTFLQLIFLVVGVLGLAQTYPALEFGNVTPSPNTNTSLSFDFQKDTNNNTATNLVNYTSPSVLTVSYNVTATSFTNGLRFGAGGAAPFYTLMNAIGNAGSDNTQYTSFGVPTNGTGIDIASNYAPYISANLASAGMQPGNGRVKLGELTITLSRGNNNPILHFKGLGGASGSSFTAEFNIKSILNSAGAEILSTTNLVLLTGTNLNVDNTTKIINNDYTGATDPATTNTARGSVRFQNNDIRTIVLEVYGNRNGTAANIRWSGADDFLISISAGESDLRVTKTVSNATPTEGSNIVFTVTASNLGASNNSNVTVNDLLPSGYTYFSHTASTGTYVPGTGVWTIGNLNDQANATLTITAIVNATGNYNNTATISTTSGIADPNTTNNTASVSTTPVITDSDGDGVPDSLDLDDDNDGILDTAELYCDTTTAPNVTYPATNSPAAAPLYAKQLLFFDWSGVTLSPTSPSATKSVVYNGVTYTATISNYTSVGTGTPNAMVGNDILTWIGPSQMVGRYYNVNSTTFKEALYIPSTGFTGVNSFNISVTASKDGVAYPVDFVFFDAETTNKSATQTEQIKFTNNTAGTIELLEKTGTGTIGTTTDGVVNITGIGTNTVTLNETETSNVNALLFVKGYSPSVKVDITTSLGSQQGVGFAVRLYCDTDNDGTPNYLDTDSDGDGCPDAVEGGDYITQTMLNGSNAIGSNISGTLNSPAIATVDSNGVPVITNTGSTFNVDGQAQGQTAGSAYTSNPAAVAGTASSDQTICWNTTPSAITLTGYTGTIQWQSSADNVNFTNISGATSASYFPGTLTSTTYYRAIVSSVGGCTVTSNTITITVNNCIDAVNDTYSSVTPGTSTTSVIANDKNNSGTAAVIGTGAGQVSIRTATDATGTTGAWPAGFTLNADGTITVAAGTAAGSYTLYYTICNQTAGTPCDTAAVTITVFIPFCYKPAQTSGTILDTNHGITALGRAGADNSNWPMVRKGAWTALEAKTKGFVVNRMASSNANVGTAPSYTTYLDEPVNSSGVAVITNPVVGMMFYDTRTDCLKINIDGTRAGWKCFNTQACPD is encoded by the coding sequence ATGAACAAAACTCTAAATTTTAAAACATTCAAAACATTTTTACAACTAATATTTCTAGTTGTAGGAGTTTTGGGTTTAGCGCAAACCTACCCTGCCTTAGAGTTTGGCAATGTAACACCATCACCTAATACCAACACTAGCCTTTCTTTTGATTTCCAGAAAGACACCAACAATAATACGGCTACTAACTTAGTGAATTATACTAGCCCAAGTGTGTTAACTGTTTCTTACAATGTAACTGCAACTAGTTTCACTAATGGATTAAGATTTGGGGCTGGTGGTGCAGCGCCATTTTATACATTAATGAATGCTATTGGTAATGCAGGGAGTGATAATACACAATATACTAGCTTTGGTGTTCCTACAAATGGAACAGGCATAGATATTGCGAGTAATTATGCTCCTTATATCTCAGCAAATTTAGCATCAGCAGGTATGCAGCCAGGCAATGGTAGGGTAAAACTTGGTGAGCTTACTATTACTTTGAGTAGAGGTAATAATAACCCTATATTGCATTTTAAAGGACTAGGGGGAGCTTCTGGATCTTCATTTACTGCAGAATTTAACATAAAGTCTATATTAAATTCTGCAGGTGCAGAAATATTATCTACCACCAATTTAGTGCTATTAACGGGAACTAATTTGAATGTTGATAACACTACAAAAATCATTAATAATGATTATACAGGAGCTACAGATCCTGCAACAACAAACACTGCAAGAGGCTCTGTAAGATTTCAAAATAATGATATTAGAACCATTGTTTTAGAAGTATATGGCAACAGAAACGGTACGGCTGCGAATATTAGATGGTCAGGTGCGGATGATTTTTTGATCAGTATCTCTGCTGGAGAATCAGACTTGAGAGTAACCAAAACTGTAAGTAATGCAACTCCCACAGAAGGAAGCAATATAGTATTCACAGTTACAGCTTCTAATCTTGGCGCTTCTAATAATTCAAATGTTACCGTTAATGATTTATTACCTTCTGGTTATACTTATTTTTCACACACTGCATCAACTGGAACCTATGTTCCTGGAACTGGTGTCTGGACTATAGGAAACCTTAATGACCAAGCAAATGCAACTTTAACCATAACAGCAATTGTAAACGCCACAGGAAATTATAACAATACTGCTACCATTAGCACAACTAGCGGAATAGCAGATCCTAATACTACAAACAATACAGCATCTGTTTCTACTACCCCAGTTATTACAGATTCTGATGGAGATGGAGTTCCAGATTCACTGGATTTAGATGATGACAATGATGGGATTTTAGATACTGCAGAATTATATTGTGATACTACAACAGCACCTAATGTTACTTATCCTGCAACAAATTCACCTGCAGCAGCACCATTATATGCGAAACAATTGTTGTTTTTTGATTGGAGTGGTGTTACCTTAAGTCCAACCTCACCATCTGCTACAAAATCTGTGGTTTATAATGGTGTTACTTATACGGCTACAATATCTAATTATACTTCTGTAGGAACTGGTACTCCTAATGCTATGGTTGGTAATGATATTTTAACTTGGATTGGGCCTTCACAAATGGTAGGAAGATATTATAATGTTAATTCTACAACATTTAAAGAAGCGCTATATATTCCATCTACAGGTTTTACCGGAGTGAATTCATTTAACATATCTGTTACAGCTAGTAAGGATGGTGTTGCTTATCCTGTTGATTTTGTATTCTTTGACGCTGAAACAACTAATAAATCTGCCACTCAAACAGAGCAAATAAAATTTACCAATAATACTGCTGGAACTATTGAACTTCTGGAAAAAACCGGTACCGGAACTATTGGAACAACAACAGATGGAGTCGTTAATATCACTGGTATAGGTACTAACACTGTAACACTCAATGAAACAGAAACTAGTAATGTTAATGCATTATTATTTGTAAAGGGCTACTCACCATCTGTAAAAGTTGATATTACAACCTCTCTTGGTTCTCAACAAGGTGTAGGTTTTGCAGTAAGGTTATATTGTGACACAGATAATGATGGCACGCCAAACTATTTAGATACAGATTCTGATGGTGACGGATGTCCTGATGCTGTAGAAGGTGGTGATTATATTACTCAAACAATGCTAAATGGGAGCAATGCAATTGGTTCAAATATCTCTGGCACTTTAAATTCACCCGCAATTGCTACAGTAGATTCAAATGGTGTTCCTGTTATTACTAATACAGGTAGTACATTTAATGTGGACGGACAAGCTCAAGGACAAACAGCAGGAAGTGCCTATACTTCAAATCCTGCTGCTGTTGCTGGAACTGCGAGTTCAGATCAAACTATTTGCTGGAATACTACTCCTTCTGCTATCACTTTAACAGGATATACTGGAACTATTCAATGGCAATCTTCTGCTGATAACGTTAATTTTACAAATATTTCTGGAGCTACTAGTGCTTCTTACTTTCCTGGTACTCTAACATCTACAACTTATTATAGAGCAATAGTTTCTAGTGTAGGAGGTTGTACTGTAACTTCTAATACTATTACCATAACTGTAAATAATTGTATAGATGCTGTTAATGACACTTATAGTTCTGTTACACCTGGTACATCTACTACTAGTGTAATTGCTAATGATAAAAATAATTCTGGTACAGCGGCTGTTATTGGTACAGGTGCTGGACAAGTTTCTATTAGAACCGCTACCGATGCTACTGGAACTACTGGTGCTTGGCCAGCTGGTTTTACCCTTAATGCGGACGGAACTATTACCGTTGCTGCTGGTACTGCTGCTGGTTCTTATACTTTGTATTATACTATATGTAACCAAACTGCTGGTACTCCTTGTGATACCGCTGCTGTTACTATTACAGTATTTATTCCTTTCTGCTACAAACCAGCACAAACTTCTGGCACAATTTTAGACACCAACCACGGTATTACAGCTCTTGGTAGAGCTGGTGCAGACAACAGCAATTGGCCTATGGTAAGAAAAGGAGCTTGGACAGCACTTGAAGCCAAAACCAAAGGTTTTGTAGTAAACAGAATGGCTTCTTCTAATGCAAATGTAGGAACAGCACCTAGCTATACAACTTACCTTGACGAACCTGTTAATAGCTCTGGCGTTGCAGTTATCACTAACCCTGTAGTTGGTATGATGTTTTATGACACCAGAACAGATTGTCTT